The Aureitalea marina genome includes a window with the following:
- a CDS encoding DUF1572 domain-containing protein codes for MSLSNDLARHFRGLHFGPSYVGSNLKDALEGVDFREANTRVGSLNTLAMLTFHVNYYVSAVLKVFQGGKLDAHDKFSYDCPPVNSEEDWQQLQQKVFAEAETLADIIDALPAEQLEGPFDTGKYGNNFRNINGLIEHTYYHLGQINIIKRMIREG; via the coding sequence ATGTCGCTATCTAACGATCTGGCCAGACACTTTAGAGGACTTCACTTTGGACCCAGCTATGTTGGTTCAAACCTGAAAGATGCTTTGGAAGGGGTAGATTTCCGGGAAGCAAATACCCGGGTTGGTTCACTAAACACCCTTGCCATGCTCACCTTTCATGTGAACTATTATGTCTCGGCAGTTTTAAAGGTCTTCCAGGGTGGCAAATTGGATGCCCACGATAAATTCAGCTACGATTGCCCACCAGTTAATTCTGAAGAAGACTGGCAACAATTACAACAGAAGGTATTCGCAGAGGCTGAAACTTTGGCCGATATAATAGATGCCTTGCCGGCCGAACAGTTGGAAGGCCCATTCGATACTGGCAAGTACGGCAACAATTTTAGGAATATCAACGGTCTGATAGAACACACCTACTACCATTTGGGGCAGATCAACATCATCAAAAGAATGATTCGGGAAGGTTAG
- a CDS encoding Na(+)-translocating NADH-quinone reductase subunit F, with protein sequence MKTYSSRFEAAISKLYQAFHQGNLNPECCNQCAVGNLLDNKDYWKHFAKYHGSTTLTYVGHVNEAFGKRFNGYSPSELLSIEKAFLSGCGYVLPINGRNSKPKDPMNKDLQFHGLIAVISKLCELENIEDVMDCEAIFSYQPQALAIA encoded by the coding sequence ATGAAAACCTATTCTTCACGATTTGAAGCAGCCATTTCCAAACTTTATCAGGCCTTTCACCAAGGAAACTTGAATCCCGAATGTTGTAACCAATGTGCTGTTGGTAATTTACTGGACAATAAGGATTATTGGAAGCACTTTGCTAAATATCACGGATCTACAACCCTTACCTATGTGGGCCACGTAAATGAAGCCTTTGGAAAACGCTTCAACGGTTATAGCCCAAGTGAATTACTGTCTATTGAAAAGGCATTTCTCTCCGGTTGTGGATATGTCTTACCTATTAATGGCAGAAATTCGAAACCAAAGGATCCAATGAACAAAGACCTTCAATTCCACGGGCTGATCGCGGTGATCTCAAAACTCTGCGAACTGGAAAATATAGAGGATGTGATGGATTGTGAGGCGATCTTCTCTTACCAGCCTCAAGCCCTTGCTATCGCATGA
- a CDS encoding linear amide C-N hydrolase, protein MIASKTFLRVFVLTCTILLLPTFSMACTVVIAWKGDRVWVGNNEDWYDLDAKYWYEAPGKKESYGAVFFGFKGEGKYAQGGMNEAGLFFDGLYIDKVKLEKETRKGKKASPTHVFKKMLHQAATVDEALEYLDQYFIPFIKHAQMVIADRNGDYAVINVNGVTRRKLAKESYVVISNFPAEEIDPDYEIPGYEEACSILENSDNPGLEEIRQTLDVSHQNGKVKSVYSNVFDLSNQVITNYYLYDYSKPHIIDFTDRLPVPDKAVYFEELFPTRVEEVSTSND, encoded by the coding sequence ATGATTGCCAGCAAGACCTTTTTACGAGTTTTCGTTTTGACCTGCACTATCTTGCTGCTGCCCACCTTTTCCATGGCTTGCACAGTGGTGATAGCCTGGAAGGGAGATCGTGTTTGGGTGGGCAACAACGAAGACTGGTACGATCTGGACGCCAAGTATTGGTATGAGGCCCCCGGCAAAAAAGAATCTTACGGAGCAGTTTTCTTCGGTTTTAAGGGAGAGGGAAAATATGCCCAGGGAGGAATGAACGAAGCTGGGCTATTCTTTGATGGCCTTTACATCGACAAGGTCAAACTCGAAAAAGAAACCCGAAAAGGTAAAAAGGCCTCCCCTACCCACGTCTTTAAGAAGATGTTGCATCAGGCCGCTACGGTAGATGAGGCTTTAGAGTATCTGGACCAGTACTTTATACCATTTATTAAACATGCCCAAATGGTAATCGCAGATAGGAATGGAGACTATGCCGTGATCAATGTCAATGGGGTGACACGAAGAAAATTGGCCAAGGAATCTTATGTGGTGATAAGCAATTTCCCGGCCGAGGAAATAGATCCCGATTATGAGATTCCAGGATATGAAGAAGCTTGTTCTATTCTGGAGAACAGTGACAATCCCGGTTTAGAAGAGATCAGACAGACCCTGGATGTATCGCATCAGAACGGTAAGGTAAAAAGTGTTTATTCCAATGTATTTGATCTCAGCAATCAGGTAATAACTAACTACTACCTCTACGACTACTCTAAACCCCATATCATCGATTTTACCGATCGTCTTCCTGTTCCGGACAAGGCGGTTTACTTTGAGGAACTCTTTCCCACCAGGGTGGAAGAGGTTTCTACTTCAAATGATTAG
- a CDS encoding arylsulfatase, translating to MKRLSKTIWLCILVCTGVQLSYSQDQDKPNVVIVFLDNFGWGEPGFNGGGIVRGTPTPRMDQVAAEGLRLTNFNVEVQCTPSRSALMTGRYAVRSGNATVPVGEGVYGLVQWEVTMAEMLSDAGYATGMFGKWHLGRTPGRFPTDQGFDEWYGIPNSTDESTYSSMVGFDKSGVAETYVMDGKKGETPKEVRPYRLDYRPLIDRDLTDRALNFMESSVQQNKPFFVYLPYTATHFPTMPHPDFQGKTGNGPWADLLLQIDSYLGELIDKIDELGISENTLFIFTADNGPEALNPNSTNLTVETSIQGSAGPWRGTLFTGYEGALRVPFAAKWPGKIPAGSTSDEIVHAMDLFPTIAKIAGGTIPNDRSIDGIDVSEFLMQKTDKSGREGFIVYMGNDIFGVKWRNWKLHFEEQEAWNTPKTTYTMPRLYNLLEDPQERNNVLFPHTWVPKAALNQLQEHVVSLKQNPPIPTGQKDPYNPSK from the coding sequence ATGAAACGACTTTCAAAAACTATTTGGCTTTGTATTTTGGTCTGCACCGGTGTCCAACTTAGTTATTCTCAAGATCAAGACAAGCCCAATGTGGTCATCGTTTTCCTGGATAATTTTGGCTGGGGAGAACCCGGCTTTAATGGTGGAGGAATTGTTCGAGGAACACCCACTCCCAGGATGGATCAAGTGGCCGCGGAAGGTCTCAGACTGACCAATTTCAATGTGGAAGTACAATGTACTCCATCCCGTTCTGCCCTCATGACAGGACGTTATGCTGTAAGAAGTGGAAACGCAACCGTTCCTGTTGGAGAGGGAGTTTACGGACTGGTGCAGTGGGAAGTCACCATGGCTGAGATGTTGTCTGATGCAGGTTATGCGACCGGTATGTTTGGAAAATGGCATTTAGGAAGAACCCCTGGACGTTTTCCAACGGATCAAGGCTTTGACGAATGGTATGGCATTCCAAATTCTACAGATGAGTCCACTTATTCTTCTATGGTGGGATTTGATAAAAGCGGGGTAGCAGAGACGTATGTAATGGATGGAAAAAAAGGGGAAACTCCTAAGGAGGTTCGCCCGTATCGGTTGGATTACAGACCACTTATCGATAGAGACCTCACAGACCGGGCACTGAATTTTATGGAAAGTAGTGTTCAGCAGAACAAACCCTTCTTTGTCTATTTACCGTATACAGCTACACACTTTCCCACTATGCCGCATCCCGACTTTCAAGGAAAGACTGGGAATGGTCCTTGGGCAGATCTATTATTGCAAATTGATTCCTACTTAGGCGAATTAATAGATAAGATCGATGAGTTGGGCATCTCGGAAAACACCCTCTTCATTTTTACGGCAGATAACGGACCGGAAGCACTAAATCCCAATAGCACCAATTTAACTGTAGAAACCTCCATTCAGGGTTCTGCCGGACCTTGGAGGGGAACACTCTTTACAGGGTATGAAGGCGCCCTGCGAGTCCCATTTGCAGCTAAATGGCCCGGTAAGATCCCTGCAGGATCGACAAGTGATGAGATCGTTCATGCCATGGATCTATTCCCTACCATCGCCAAGATTGCCGGAGGCACAATCCCCAATGACAGATCTATCGATGGTATAGATGTAAGCGAATTCCTCATGCAGAAAACAGATAAATCCGGAAGAGAAGGATTCATCGTCTATATGGGAAATGACATCTTTGGAGTGAAGTGGAGAAACTGGAAACTTCATTTTGAAGAACAGGAAGCCTGGAATACTCCAAAGACCACTTATACCATGCCTCGCTTATACAATTTATTGGAAGACCCACAGGAGAGAAATAATGTACTATTCCCACATACCTGGGTTCCCAAAGCTGCGCTTAATCAATTACAGGAACATGTGGTCTCACTAAAACAAAACCCTCCCATCCCAACAGGGCAAAAGGACCCATATAATCCAAGCAAATAA
- a CDS encoding alpha/beta hydrolase: MKPFFHFTLLLTFIGLSFSCQQIPSNDRITESRYYTDSLYSEQLNEFRKHDIFLPAGFDPAKQYPILYAADGQFGGADDYLKRTLDSLILAEVIPPMIYAGSHSNSKESKIGMGQDENGNTFAMQYRFFEYVESEDWGDVDPSLDQIFQRHMNYFTQEFIPTIEKEFSQEPEMKDRIFYGVSNGAGFGANLLNKQPEIIGNYILYSTVGSNANDNPWNADVTYPNLYLQYGSEEDDAFREESELLESKYMESNSFVDLKVYKGGHEERIWKVLLPQTLGDIYR; this comes from the coding sequence ATGAAACCCTTCTTTCATTTTACCCTATTACTTACCTTCATTGGTCTGTCATTTAGTTGTCAGCAAATACCGTCCAACGATCGAATCACGGAGTCACGGTATTATACCGACTCCCTCTACAGCGAGCAACTCAACGAGTTTCGCAAGCATGATATCTTTCTTCCGGCAGGCTTTGATCCTGCTAAGCAATATCCCATTCTATATGCTGCCGACGGTCAGTTTGGTGGAGCGGACGATTATTTGAAGCGAACCCTCGACTCGCTTATTTTGGCTGAAGTCATTCCTCCAATGATATACGCAGGAAGTCACTCCAATTCTAAGGAATCGAAAATTGGAATGGGACAAGATGAGAATGGTAACACCTTTGCTATGCAGTACAGATTCTTCGAGTACGTGGAATCTGAAGATTGGGGAGATGTAGACCCATCCTTGGATCAAATCTTCCAGAGGCATATGAACTACTTTACCCAAGAGTTCATCCCCACTATCGAGAAGGAATTTAGTCAAGAGCCTGAAATGAAGGATCGGATATTCTATGGAGTCTCCAACGGTGCTGGATTTGGCGCTAATCTCCTCAACAAACAACCAGAGATCATAGGGAATTACATTCTGTATTCCACCGTAGGCTCTAATGCCAATGATAATCCTTGGAATGCCGATGTGACCTATCCCAATCTATACCTGCAATATGGCTCTGAAGAGGACGATGCATTCCGTGAAGAGTCCGAATTACTGGAATCCAAATACATGGAAAGTAATTCATTTGTCGATCTCAAGGTCTATAAAGGGGGACATGAAGAACGCATCTGGAAAGTTTTGCTCCCACAAACGCTTGGCGATATCTACAGATAG
- a CDS encoding Crp/Fnr family transcriptional regulator — translation MIKSLRQAYADHFELALLEEIEEVGVLKEVPAGTTLMDIGQYVKSIPLLLEGAIKIMRLDDDGDELLLYFLERGDTCAMTMSCCLGQTISEIRAVTELDTTLMMIPVQKMEEWTAKYKTWRNFVFESYHHRLMEMLEAIDTIAFMNMDRRLLKYLQDKASVTHENIIHNTHQQIAHELHTSRVVISRLLKKLELDGRIHLGRNHIELIDLEHQV, via the coding sequence ATGATCAAATCCTTACGACAAGCTTATGCCGATCATTTCGAACTCGCCTTGCTGGAGGAGATAGAGGAGGTTGGCGTATTAAAAGAAGTCCCGGCTGGTACTACCCTTATGGATATCGGTCAATATGTTAAGAGCATTCCACTCCTATTGGAAGGTGCCATTAAGATCATGCGTCTGGACGACGACGGGGATGAACTGCTTTTGTATTTCTTGGAACGAGGTGATACCTGTGCCATGACTATGTCCTGTTGCCTGGGCCAGACTATCAGTGAGATCAGAGCTGTAACAGAGCTGGACACCACACTAATGATGATTCCAGTTCAAAAGATGGAAGAATGGACCGCCAAGTATAAGACCTGGCGCAACTTCGTTTTTGAAAGTTATCACCATCGATTAATGGAGATGCTGGAGGCAATAGATACGATCGCATTTATGAATATGGATCGGCGGCTCCTGAAGTATTTACAGGACAAAGCATCGGTCACTCACGAGAACATCATTCACAATACCCACCAGCAGATCGCTCACGAATTGCACACCTCCAGGGTGGTAATCTCCAGGCTACTTAAGAAACTGGAGTTGGATGGCCGAATTCACTTGGGCCGAAATCACATCGAACTGATCGACCTGGAACACCAAGTGTGA
- a CDS encoding bestrophin family protein, translated as MYTRRVYKILDMAKWTRFSTFLFLLIIVVPIVLHQFFDLQWLKIPWTPLALIGTAVAFVIGFQNNAAYGRIWEARKIWGGVVNTSRTFAMFVQDMVTNEYCEDEVSDEEIQEEIKTLTYRHIAWMTALRHAMREPRKWETLHREKSNREWHKDMPPPEKITSLKDDLICYMDQEDMDYVLSKGNKQTAILYRQSHHLRRLKERGLIWEFSFLQLEGVLEELFTLQGKSERIKNFPYPRHFATLNHYFMWVFLLLLPLAIVPQFSEIGQDMMENHPFVGTHFVWLSIPFYLAVAWVFHTMERIGRTGENPFEGSANDVPISTISRGIEIDLRQNLGETKEEIPDQFPMVYDTQM; from the coding sequence ATGTATACACGTAGAGTCTATAAAATACTGGATATGGCGAAGTGGACCCGATTCTCCACCTTTCTTTTCCTATTGATCATAGTAGTACCTATTGTTTTGCACCAGTTTTTCGACTTACAATGGCTAAAAATTCCCTGGACACCTCTGGCCCTGATCGGCACGGCCGTGGCTTTTGTGATCGGTTTTCAGAACAATGCAGCTTACGGACGCATCTGGGAAGCCCGAAAGATCTGGGGCGGGGTCGTCAATACTTCCCGCACATTTGCCATGTTCGTTCAGGATATGGTGACTAACGAATACTGTGAAGATGAGGTAAGTGATGAAGAGATCCAGGAAGAGATCAAAACCCTGACCTATCGGCATATTGCCTGGATGACGGCTCTTAGGCACGCCATGCGTGAACCAAGAAAATGGGAGACCTTACACAGGGAAAAATCCAATAGGGAATGGCATAAGGATATGCCGCCGCCAGAAAAGATCACTTCTCTCAAGGACGATCTGATCTGCTACATGGACCAAGAGGATATGGATTATGTATTGAGTAAGGGAAACAAGCAAACCGCTATTCTCTACAGACAGTCTCATCATCTAAGAAGATTAAAGGAACGTGGTCTGATCTGGGAATTTTCCTTCCTTCAATTAGAAGGTGTTTTGGAAGAGTTATTTACCCTGCAAGGTAAATCAGAGCGTATCAAGAATTTCCCGTATCCCAGGCATTTTGCCACCCTCAACCACTATTTTATGTGGGTTTTCCTGTTGTTGTTACCCCTCGCGATTGTACCACAATTCTCTGAGATTGGACAAGATATGATGGAGAATCATCCTTTTGTAGGGACGCATTTCGTGTGGTTGTCCATCCCCTTTTATCTGGCTGTTGCCTGGGTGTTTCATACCATGGAGCGCATTGGAAGAACAGGTGAGAATCCCTTCGAAGGTTCGGCCAATGATGTGCCTATCTCGACCATTTCCAGGGGAATAGAGATCGATCTGCGTCAAAACCTGGGAGAAACCAAGGAGGAGATACCCGATCAATTCCCTATGGTTTATGATACTCAGATGTAG
- a CDS encoding cyclase family protein: MNKFIIILALTSLLLACNQSQRSETEQIAQESILYDLSHSYSDETVYWVTARQFELDTVFAGDTDKGYYYSAYDFTTAEHGGTHLDAPIHFAKGKQAVDEVPLEKLIGPAIKIDVSKKAWDNPDYLVSVDDLVSWESDQGTPIPEGSIVLLYTAHSRHYPDALKYLGTDQRGDDAIALLHFPGLSPEAAQWLVDNRKINAIGLDTPSIDYGQSSLFESHVILLGENIPVFENLTNLQDLPASGFEIMALPMKIEGGSGAPLRVVARVSE, translated from the coding sequence ATGAACAAATTCATTATCATATTGGCATTAACAAGTCTATTATTGGCTTGCAACCAAAGTCAAAGATCGGAGACGGAACAAATTGCTCAAGAGTCTATTCTCTACGATCTATCCCATAGCTATTCGGATGAAACAGTCTATTGGGTAACCGCCAGGCAATTTGAGCTAGATACCGTCTTTGCCGGGGATACAGATAAGGGATATTACTATTCAGCCTATGATTTCACCACGGCCGAACACGGAGGCACCCATTTGGACGCTCCTATTCATTTCGCCAAAGGCAAGCAGGCAGTAGATGAAGTCCCGCTGGAGAAATTGATCGGTCCGGCCATCAAGATCGACGTTTCCAAGAAGGCTTGGGACAATCCTGATTACCTGGTCAGTGTGGATGATCTGGTATCCTGGGAGTCCGATCAAGGCACTCCAATACCAGAAGGGAGTATTGTTCTTTTGTACACCGCTCATTCCCGTCATTACCCGGATGCCTTGAAATACCTGGGTACAGATCAGCGCGGAGATGATGCTATAGCTCTCTTGCATTTTCCCGGATTATCCCCGGAAGCCGCTCAGTGGTTAGTGGATAACAGGAAGATCAACGCCATTGGGCTGGATACTCCCAGTATTGATTATGGGCAATCTTCCCTCTTTGAAAGTCATGTGATCCTGCTTGGCGAGAATATTCCTGTCTTTGAGAATTTGACCAACCTCCAGGATCTGCCCGCATCGGGCTTTGAGATCATGGCCCTCCCCATGAAGATAGAAGGAGGCAGTGGCGCACCCCTGCGGGTGGTTGCGAGAGTGTCGGAATAA
- a CDS encoding glycogen debranching protein, producing MFKRFYFLGLILALFFNSSCKQESASPAKSLEDTLDDNWIAGKAEYLGSPYVTAGNRLYMVGHQDGSFPELGWHITGEMGGIWNHPIKLMDGFRAQLSENGNTAQLDAAFEFRNYPMANSHHFELGEMGLSVDRFQFVPDNTEGMVVQFVIQNQQESARDLKFQFTGDVDLMPTWLAERQNITDGKDESAFDPGYDAWIVNDSRNEWSVMYGSDRVSAQQGEAKSDYKGNGISNTLDYDLQIAAGGRELITFFIAGSYTSESQTKNTFQELQQGYFKMLEAKKNRYEEIAEQTKLSIPDERLSQTFEWLKYNADWLIRDIPGIGSGFGAGIPDYPWWFGVDSEYSLRGYMAIGMEDVVDRSLNFLDSISMATNGNGRIVHEVSTNGVVFNTGNINETPQFASIVWEVYKWKGDRAYLEKYFPTVQAGLEWLMSEKDLDGNLFPDGFGMMEIHGLDSEMIDVAAYTQRAFADAASMARELGKTDLASEYQDQADAMARKINEDFWSEEFESYADFIGTDEQALRLIEDAIVRADTLDKPWAVEELEQTRELILANPSPTPRPFVLHHNWVVNTPMEMKIADPEKARLALNTARKFINPFGVFVTGIDRDKSALRDDGSFAGSKVFSYTGAVMTLPTGVQAVAENNYGRPEHALDYLMRMTNSFSYALPGSMYEVSPDYGMIVQAWNIYSFAVPIVHQFFGIDPMAAEKTIRIRPQMPNSWSSASLENVQVADNNISVYFEDKDGDIFLNVTQSNPDWTIVLEWPEEKEDAGVTHGFGVIEASGETEDINEILTLTTQGKEIYMTLDRVSYHHDDH from the coding sequence ATGTTTAAACGATTTTATTTTTTGGGGTTGATCTTAGCTCTATTCTTCAATTCGAGCTGTAAACAAGAATCGGCTTCTCCCGCTAAATCCCTGGAAGATACTCTGGATGACAACTGGATCGCAGGAAAGGCTGAATACTTGGGATCACCCTATGTTACCGCCGGTAACCGATTGTACATGGTAGGACATCAGGATGGCAGTTTTCCAGAATTGGGATGGCACATCACTGGAGAGATGGGCGGTATCTGGAATCACCCAATCAAATTGATGGATGGCTTTCGCGCCCAACTGTCCGAAAACGGGAATACTGCTCAACTAGATGCCGCTTTCGAATTTAGGAACTACCCCATGGCGAATTCCCATCATTTTGAACTAGGTGAGATGGGATTATCTGTAGATCGATTTCAGTTTGTACCGGACAATACAGAGGGAATGGTGGTCCAATTTGTGATCCAGAACCAACAGGAAAGCGCTAGAGACCTGAAATTCCAATTCACCGGAGACGTCGACCTGATGCCAACCTGGCTGGCCGAGCGTCAAAACATCACCGATGGAAAAGATGAGTCTGCTTTCGATCCGGGTTATGATGCCTGGATAGTGAATGATAGCAGGAATGAGTGGTCGGTCATGTATGGATCTGATCGAGTTTCAGCTCAGCAGGGAGAAGCGAAATCAGACTACAAGGGAAATGGAATTTCCAACACCTTGGATTACGACCTGCAAATAGCTGCAGGCGGAAGAGAGCTTATCACCTTTTTCATTGCCGGATCCTATACCTCAGAATCCCAAACGAAAAACACTTTTCAGGAGTTACAACAAGGGTATTTCAAAATGCTTGAAGCTAAGAAAAATAGATATGAGGAGATAGCCGAACAAACCAAGCTGAGTATCCCTGACGAGCGCTTGAGTCAAACCTTTGAATGGCTCAAATACAATGCGGATTGGCTGATTAGGGATATCCCGGGCATCGGTAGTGGATTTGGTGCTGGTATACCGGATTACCCTTGGTGGTTTGGCGTAGATAGTGAATATTCACTGAGAGGATATATGGCCATCGGGATGGAAGACGTGGTTGATCGATCATTGAACTTCCTGGATAGCATTTCCATGGCGACCAATGGGAATGGACGCATCGTTCATGAGGTCTCCACCAATGGCGTAGTTTTCAACACGGGAAATATTAACGAAACTCCCCAATTCGCCTCAATCGTCTGGGAGGTCTACAAGTGGAAAGGAGATCGGGCCTATTTGGAAAAGTATTTCCCAACCGTGCAGGCTGGACTGGAATGGTTGATGTCTGAAAAAGATCTGGACGGTAATCTATTTCCGGATGGTTTTGGGATGATGGAGATTCATGGGCTGGACAGTGAGATGATCGATGTCGCGGCCTACACCCAGCGTGCCTTTGCGGATGCGGCGTCCATGGCCAGGGAATTGGGGAAGACGGATTTGGCATCCGAATACCAGGACCAGGCTGATGCCATGGCAAGGAAGATCAACGAAGACTTCTGGTCTGAGGAATTTGAGTCCTATGCCGATTTCATAGGAACAGATGAACAAGCATTGCGCCTGATCGAAGATGCCATTGTGAGGGCGGATACACTGGATAAACCATGGGCAGTAGAAGAACTTGAACAGACCAGGGAGTTAATCTTGGCTAATCCATCACCCACACCAAGACCCTTCGTTCTACATCACAATTGGGTGGTAAACACCCCCATGGAAATGAAGATTGCAGATCCGGAGAAGGCTCGCTTGGCCTTGAATACAGCGCGAAAATTTATTAATCCTTTCGGTGTTTTTGTAACGGGTATTGATCGAGACAAATCGGCGCTTCGTGATGATGGTTCTTTCGCTGGCAGCAAGGTTTTCTCTTACACTGGTGCTGTCATGACCTTACCAACCGGCGTACAAGCAGTTGCAGAGAATAATTACGGCAGGCCAGAACATGCTTTGGATTACCTCATGCGCATGACCAATTCTTTTAGCTACGCCCTTCCGGGTAGCATGTACGAAGTGAGTCCTGATTATGGCATGATTGTGCAGGCTTGGAATATTTACAGCTTTGCTGTTCCTATAGTCCATCAATTTTTTGGCATCGATCCTATGGCTGCTGAAAAGACCATCAGAATACGGCCACAAATGCCAAATAGTTGGTCTTCCGCAAGCCTTGAAAATGTTCAGGTAGCGGATAATAATATCAGTGTTTATTTTGAAGACAAAGACGGAGACATATTTTTAAATGTTACACAAAGTAATCCTGATTGGACCATCGTTTTGGAATGGCCGGAAGAAAAGGAAGATGCAGGAGTGACGCATGGTTTTGGAGTTATCGAGGCAAGTGGAGAAACCGAAGACATTAATGAGATTCTCACCTTGACTACCCAAGGCAAGGAAATATACATGACACTAGATAGGGTATCTTACCATCACGACGACCACTGA
- a CDS encoding BamA/TamA family outer membrane protein: MKLPTFSEKIVRIGFQYLTLVLLSLVVIESIQAQEKKKILIDTLDGKLDFTRFVLEADGVLPIISPITEPAVGYGGVLAAVYFIPKEDPTHRPDLVLAAGGLTSNGSWLAGGGYIGYWNADHIRYQGFAGYGEFNLSFYTRRGRELEFQLKSFTFIQRALFRLKGTNFFLGGEYKYANVDIPLFAGNEIVDPIDLNLVNSGVSLITEYDSRNNPFTPSDGLKLHLSYEQNFEFLGSTKDWGRLNFHTYWYWPVSESYVPALRLDGSMVTDSTPFYARPDVYMRGVPALRYQGQVTGLIETEHLYNFNLRWSGVGFAGMGAAFQSRDNFVNDEVVWSLGGGFRYLLARGLGIRAGADIARGPEDWAFYITVGSAWLR, encoded by the coding sequence ATGAAATTACCCACATTTTCTGAGAAGATAGTGCGAATTGGCTTTCAATATTTGACCTTGGTCCTGCTGAGTTTAGTGGTTATTGAATCGATACAGGCCCAGGAAAAAAAGAAGATACTGATAGATACCCTGGATGGAAAGTTGGATTTTACCCGTTTCGTCCTGGAAGCTGATGGGGTCTTACCGATTATTTCACCCATAACAGAACCAGCAGTTGGCTACGGTGGAGTGCTTGCGGCGGTCTATTTTATACCCAAAGAAGACCCGACCCACCGCCCCGATCTCGTCTTGGCAGCGGGAGGTCTAACATCCAATGGTTCCTGGTTAGCTGGCGGAGGATATATTGGATATTGGAATGCCGATCATATTCGATATCAGGGATTCGCAGGTTATGGAGAATTCAACTTGTCCTTTTACACCCGCAGAGGTCGAGAACTAGAGTTTCAGCTCAAGTCCTTCACCTTTATTCAAAGGGCCTTGTTTCGCTTAAAAGGAACCAACTTTTTCCTGGGAGGCGAATACAAATATGCGAATGTGGATATTCCGCTATTTGCAGGCAACGAAATAGTTGACCCGATAGACCTGAATCTGGTTAATAGCGGTGTCTCCCTAATCACCGAATACGACAGCCGGAATAATCCCTTTACACCATCGGATGGTTTAAAACTGCATCTGAGCTATGAGCAAAACTTTGAATTCTTGGGAAGCACCAAAGACTGGGGAAGGCTCAATTTTCACACTTATTGGTATTGGCCGGTCAGTGAAAGTTATGTTCCAGCCCTGAGGCTGGACGGCAGTATGGTCACAGATTCGACACCCTTCTACGCTAGACCGGATGTATATATGCGAGGCGTACCCGCTTTGCGTTACCAAGGACAGGTGACGGGTCTAATTGAGACCGAACACCTCTACAATTTTAATCTGCGCTGGAGCGGAGTAGGTTTTGCTGGTATGGGAGCGGCTTTTCAATCTCGAGATAATTTTGTTAACGACGAAGTGGTCTGGTCTTTGGGTGGAGGCTTTCGATATCTCCTGGCTAGGGGATTGGGCATACGAGCTGGAGCAGACATTGCCCGTGGACCTGAGGATTGGGCATTCTATATCACTGTGGGCTCAGCCTGGCTGCGATAA